A single region of the candidate division KSB1 bacterium genome encodes:
- the rodA gene encoding rod shape-determining protein RodA: MGHSWRYRLEHLDKPLVVATALLLGLGLVALYSACAQAGDSPWAGNFGRQLGWLALGFVGFVLACVVSLQLLNYLAYFLYGVSVILLVLLLLFGKGPGVARWLALGPVQIQPAELAKVALVLALARFLSDTTTDLDRTVDLLKAFGLALVPMALVAKQPNLGTAMVFGAVLLPMLFWAGLSLSSLFIIVSPMLSFVAAFHKVALVGVLVLVILALVILRASPRKIVLALALNIAAALAAPMLWNQLHDYQQQRILAFLGLKQDPMGLSYQVIQSKVAIGSGGIWGKGLLHGTQTHLRFLPAQHTDFIFSVIGEELGFVGTMAALCLFAFFLYRCLKIATQARNAFASYVVMGVFSVFAWHILVNVGMAVGIMPVTGLPLPFMSYGGSFLLASLIMVGLVANVSMRWDEY; encoded by the coding sequence ATGGGCCATAGCTGGAGATATCGGCTCGAACACCTGGACAAGCCGCTCGTGGTGGCGACGGCGCTGCTCCTCGGCCTTGGCCTTGTCGCCTTGTACAGCGCCTGCGCTCAAGCTGGCGACAGCCCGTGGGCGGGAAATTTTGGACGGCAGCTAGGGTGGCTGGCTTTGGGTTTCGTGGGTTTTGTGTTGGCGTGCGTGGTGTCGCTGCAGCTGCTGAATTACCTGGCGTACTTCCTCTACGGCGTGTCGGTGATCCTTCTCGTGCTGCTCCTGCTTTTCGGCAAGGGCCCGGGGGTTGCACGCTGGCTTGCCCTGGGGCCGGTGCAAATTCAGCCGGCGGAACTGGCCAAGGTAGCCCTGGTGCTGGCTTTGGCCCGCTTCCTGAGCGATACCACCACCGACCTGGACCGGACCGTAGACCTTCTCAAGGCCTTTGGCCTGGCCCTGGTGCCGATGGCCTTGGTGGCCAAACAGCCCAATCTGGGCACTGCGATGGTCTTCGGGGCTGTGCTGTTGCCTATGCTCTTCTGGGCCGGGCTCTCTTTGTCTTCGCTTTTCATCATCGTCTCCCCCATGTTGAGCTTTGTCGCCGCCTTCCACAAGGTCGCGCTGGTCGGGGTTTTGGTGCTGGTGATCCTGGCCCTGGTGATCCTGCGGGCAAGCCCCCGCAAGATCGTCTTGGCTCTGGCGCTAAACATCGCAGCGGCTCTGGCCGCTCCGATGCTATGGAACCAGCTGCACGACTACCAGCAGCAGCGTATCCTGGCATTCCTCGGGCTCAAGCAGGACCCGATGGGACTGAGCTACCAGGTCATTCAGTCGAAAGTGGCCATTGGCTCGGGAGGGATCTGGGGAAAAGGCCTCTTGCACGGGACGCAGACCCATTTGCGTTTCCTTCCCGCACAGCACACCGACTTCATCTTCTCCGTCATCGGGGAGGAGCTCGGTTTCGTGGGGACGATGGCAGCGCTTTGCCTGTTTGCATTCTTTCTCTACCGCTGCCTGAAGATCGCGACGCAGGCAAGAAATGCGTTCGCGAGCTACGTGGTCATGGGGGTGTTTTCCGTGTTCGCGTGGCACATTCTGGTCAACGTGGGTATGGCTGTGGGGATTATGCCTGTCACGGGACTCCCATTGCCCTTCATGAGCTACGGAGGCAGTTTTCTGCTCGCCTCGTTGATCATGGTTGGGCTTGTGGCCAATGTCTCAATGCGGTGGGACGAGTATTGA
- a CDS encoding STAS domain-containing protein, translating into MTIKEEKRDGIAVLTVKGKMMGGPETAALHQKVKDLIAEGVKKVVIDLSGVKWLNSSGLGVLMGAMTSLRNAGGDLKLSGVTDKVQSLFMITKLITIFDTYDTPEEAVAAFQS; encoded by the coding sequence ATGACGATCAAGGAAGAGAAGAGGGACGGTATAGCGGTACTCACGGTGAAAGGCAAGATGATGGGGGGACCGGAGACGGCTGCCCTCCACCAGAAGGTGAAAGACCTCATTGCGGAAGGCGTGAAGAAAGTTGTGATCGACCTCTCCGGGGTGAAATGGTTGAATAGCTCCGGACTGGGAGTGCTGATGGGGGCGATGACGTCGCTGCGGAATGCCGGAGGGGATCTGAAGCTCTCCGGTGTGACGGACAAGGTCCAAAGCCTGTTCATGATCACCAAGCTCATCACCATTTTCGACACCTACGATACCCCGGAAGAGGCCGTGGCCGCGTTCCAGAGCTAA
- the lgt gene encoding prolipoprotein diacylglyceryl transferase: MHPVLFRIGPLQLHSYGVMLAIGFAAGIWITVRRAPRYGIERNTVMDLATVIILSAIIGSRAMYVVFHLDEFRGHWADTFSPFQSTGEFGLAGLTFLGGLLLALGSSFLYVRWKKLPFLRVADLVMPAMALGLFFGRIGCFLNGCCFGLPCSGPLCVVFPPESPAGATFPGTPIYPTQLFSSMGALGIFGLLLVLERHRRFDGFVFYGALILYGLGRFTIDFLRYYESQMLVVQWGNVHVSVNQLISLGLALSGAGMLWVNLRRKKPAGGSPSAR, encoded by the coding sequence TTGCACCCGGTTCTCTTTCGCATCGGACCCCTTCAGCTCCATAGCTACGGGGTCATGCTGGCCATCGGGTTTGCCGCGGGAATCTGGATTACCGTCCGCCGGGCACCCCGATACGGTATCGAGCGCAACACCGTCATGGACCTGGCCACGGTCATCATCCTGAGCGCCATCATCGGCTCCCGCGCCATGTACGTCGTATTTCATCTGGACGAATTTCGCGGCCACTGGGCGGACACCTTCAGCCCATTTCAGAGCACTGGGGAGTTCGGATTAGCTGGGTTGACGTTCCTGGGTGGCCTGCTCCTCGCGCTTGGGAGCTCTTTCCTTTACGTGCGCTGGAAGAAGCTGCCCTTCCTGCGGGTGGCGGACCTGGTGATGCCGGCCATGGCCCTGGGATTGTTCTTTGGACGGATCGGCTGCTTCCTCAACGGTTGCTGCTTCGGTCTCCCCTGTTCGGGACCCCTGTGCGTGGTGTTTCCGCCCGAAAGCCCTGCTGGCGCTACCTTCCCGGGAACACCAATTTACCCCACCCAGCTGTTCTCTTCCATGGGAGCTCTCGGGATCTTTGGACTCCTCCTTGTGCTGGAGCGCCACCGCAGATTTGACGGGTTCGTGTTCTACGGGGCCCTTATCCTATATGGCCTGGGTCGATTTACCATCGACTTCTTGCGCTACTACGAGAGCCAGATGCTGGTAGTGCAATGGGGCAATGTGCACGTGAGCGTCAACCAGTTGATCAGCCTTGGGCTCGCCCTGTCGGGTGCGGGCATGCTCTGGGTCAACTTGCGACGCAAGAAACCCGCTGGAGGGAGCCCCTCGGCGCGGTAA